Sequence from the Arthrobacter pigmenti genome:
CGGAAGGAAAGGACGACGACGGCGGCACCGGCTTCCTGGGCGGCCTCAGCAACCGCTGTCCAGGCTTCGATGACCTCGTGCTGGGGTATGGCACGGAGGGTGCGGTAGCCGCTCGCCGTGGGGATGGCACCGCCAAGCACGTCAGCAATCTCGGGCTCATCCAACTGCACGGTCAATTCCGTGGCCGGGTTCGCCGCTGCAGTGCGTCGCACCAGGGAGACGACGCCGTCCACCAGGGCATCACGGATGTCTCTACGGGCCCCATGGTCAAGGAGCGCCCGCTCGCCGTTATGAAGGTACAGATTAGCGGCCATGGAAAGCGGTCCACGGCAGGAAATCTTGAACCCTGCAGTAGGGTCCGCTTCCGCGCCGACCAGGTCCGCGAGAACGTTCAGATCGGTGGACAGGGCTGAAGCCGCACGGCGGAGGTCCTGTCCCGGCCGATCGACCAGGCGCCAGCCGTGAGGTTGCAGGTCGACGGGAAGCTCGCTCAGCAGCGCGGCCGTCCGGCCAACCTCGTCGCTGCCGGCTCCCCGCTGCGGCAACGAGGGAAGGAACGGCAGGTTCGGACTCCCAAGCTCTCCACGGATGGTGCGGATCGCTTCGGCCGGATCCTGGCCCGGCCAGTCACCGGCCGCGGTGACTGTCACGGCATCAGGCATCGCGCGATGAATGGTTCTCTGAGATATCCTGATGGTGCCTGATGACCTCGGAGATGATGAAGTTCAGGAACTTCTCCGCGAACGCGGGGTCGAGGTGTGCTTCCTCGGCGAGCGCACGCAACCTGGATATCTGCGCAGCCTCGCGTGCCGGATCTGCGGGAGGCAACTGGTGGTCGGCCTTCAGGTGCCCAACGCGCTGGGTGGCCTTGAACCGTTCGGCGAGCAGGTACACCAGGGTTGCGTCGATGTTGTCAATGCTGCCGCGGACCGCGAGCAACTCCTCCATGACTGCTGGATCGACCTCGCCGGCAAGGGAGCTCGCGGCGGGGTCGAAGTCCCGGTTGTTATCTGTCATGTTTCCAGTTAAGCAGAAACCCTCAGGCTGCAGCGCATTGTGTCCGGGAAGGCGTCAGCGGGTGGCGAGGTCCGGCCGCTCAAGCGAGCGGGCCGAGTCCAGGGTAGCTTGGCCCAACACGCGCGTGCCCTGGTAGATCACGACGGTCTGGCCTGGGGCGACGCCGCGCATCGGTTCGATAAGGCGGACAGTCAGGCTCTGGCGCCCGTCGTCGTCGTGCTCCACCCACGCCTTCGCGTCGACAGGGTCGCCGTGCGCCCGCACCTGGGCCATGCATTCGAATTCCTCGCCGGTTTCGACGGCGGGAATCGGCTCTCCTGCCCAGGAGACCTTGATTCCGCGCAGCTCGTCAACGGCAAGCATCCGTTCGGGACCGACCACCACGGTGTTCTCCTTGGGCCGGATCTCCAGCACAAAACGGGGCTTGCCGTCCGGGGCGGGACGTCCCAGCTTAAGACCCTTGCGCTGGCCGACGGTGAAGGCGTTGGCGCCCGGATGCGTCCCGATTCTCTCGCCGTCCACATCGACGATGTCGCCCTCGGTCAGTTCAATACGCTCCTCGAGCCAGCCGCGGGTGTCGCCGTCGGGAATGAAGCAGATGTCGTGGCTGTCCGGCTTGTTGGCGACCGAAAGCCCGCGCCGCTCGGCCTCCGCGCGGACCTCTGCCTTGGAGGGTGTGTCGGCGAGCGGAAACATGGAGTGCCTGAGCTGTTCGTGGGTCAGGACGCCCAGTACATAGGACTGGTCCTTCGCCCAGTCCGCCGCGCGGTGCAGTTCCCGGCTGCCGTCGGCGTTCTCGATGACCTTCGCGTAGTGCCCGGTGCAGACGGCGTCGAAACCGAGCGCGAGCGCCTTTTCCAGCAGCGCGGCGAACTTGATGCGCTCGTTGCAGCGCATGCAGGGGTTGGGAGTGCGCCCGGCAGCGTACTCGGCGATGAAGTCATCCACGACGTCTTCCTTGAACCGTTCCGAGAAGTCCCAGACGTAGTACGGGATGCCGAGGATGTCGCAGGCCCGCCAGGCATCGCGGCTGTCTTCGATGGTGCAGCAGCCGCGACTGCCGGTTCGCAGCGTTCCGGGCATACGGGAGAGCGCCAGGTGGACGCCGACGACGTCGTGCCCCGCCTCAACTGCACGGGCGGCGGCGACGGCCGAGTCCACTCCGCCGCTCATTGCTGCGAGTACTCTCATACGTGAAAACCTGTTCCTGCTGTCTGGATGGATGATGCGTGGCCGGACATCCCGGCCTTCCGGGCGCGCTCGTACGCTTCGGGAAGCGCTGCCACCAAGGCGTCAACGTCGGCGGGCCCGGATGTATGCCCGAGGGTAAACCGTTGTGCCCCGCGCGCTTCGGTTTCGCTCAGACCCATCGCGAGCAGAACGTGTGATGGCCGCGGCACTCCCGCGGTGCAGGCCGAACCGGTGGAGGACTCCACGCCTGCAGCGTCCAGCAGGAACAGCAGCGAATCGCCCTCGCAGCCCGGGAATGTGAAATGAGCATTGCCGGGCAGTCGCCCCCCACGCGGACCGCGCAGCACTGCTTCGGGGACTGCGCGTTCGACGCCGGCGATCAGCTGGTCCCGCAGCGCACCGATCCGGGCGGATTCGGCTGGGAGGTGAGCGACGACGTCGTCGGCGGCTGCTGCAAACGCCGCGATACCGGCGGTGTCGAGCGTGCCCGAACGGATATCACGCTCCTGTCCCCCGCCGTGCTGGACGGGCGTCAGCTTTACGGCTCGGCCGACCAGTAACGCACCTGCGCCGACAGGCCCGCCGATCTTGTGGCCGCTGATGGCCATGGTGGCCAGGCCCGAGTCGGCGAAGGACACCGGAACCGACCCGAAAGCCTGCACCGCGTCGGAATGGACGGGAATGCCTTGTTCTGCGGCGGCGGTGGTGATCTCGGAAATCGGCTGAAGCGCACCCACCTCGTTGTTGGCCCACATGACGGTGACGAGGGCAATGTTCCCGGCTTCCGCATCGAGTTCGCGGCGCAGGACGTCCATCTGCACCACCCCGTCCCCGTCCACCGGAAGCCAGGTGACTTCGGCTCCCTCGTGCTGCTGCAGCCATTCGACTGTGTCCTGGACGGCGTGGTGTTCCACGGCACTGCACAGGATGCGCGTCCGGCGGGAGTCCTCGCTGCTCCGCGCCCAGTAGAGACCCTTGACCGCCAGGTTGTCCGCTTCAGTGCCGCCTGAGGTGAAAATGACCTCCGACGGATGCGCACCGGCAGCCCTCGCCAGCGTCTCCCGTGCATCTTCGACCACCCTGCGGGCACGACGCCCCGAGCCGTGGAGCGAAGACGGGTTGCCGCTACGGCTTAGTTCTATGGTGAGTGCGGCGAGCGCGGGCGCCGAGAGGGGCGTGGTCGCCGCGTGATCAAGATACACGGGCACCGGTCAATTCTATCGTCGCGCTCTGTTTAAGCCGAACCCAGCCATCGAGCTGGTACGACACACCCTTTATGCAGACGCATAAAGGGTGTGTCCTGTCATTTCGTTCGCACTGGGACCGTCAGCAACGACTGGTAGAAATGAGCTGTGGCTGACATTCCCCTGCACGCCGGACCTCCGGCTCCTGCCCCGGCTCCTGCTCCTGAGCTTCTGCACCCCAAGCATGCCTTCGGTACGCGCACCCTGGATTTCAGTCGTCAGATCGCGCTGATGGCCATCATCAACCGCACGCCGGATTCCTTTTACGACGGCGGCCGCACCTTCGGCCTTGAGGCGGCTATCGCCGCGTCGCAACAGGCAGTCAACGACGGCGCCGACTGGGTTGATATCGGTGGCGCGCCTTTCGCGCCGGGGCCGGCCATACCGGCTGCCGAGGAAGCGGCCCGCATAGTTCCGGTCATCGAGGAGGTCCGTAACTTCTCCGACGTCGTCATCTCTGCTGACACCTTCCTGCCGGAGGTGGCGGAACAGGCCATCAAAGCCGGTGCCAACGTCATCAACGACACCACTGGCCTGAGGAATCGCGACCTGGCAGCGGTGATTGCCCAGACCGGGGCCCACGTAGTGATCACGCACAGCCTCGCCGAACCGCGTCAGGTTCTCGGGCGGCCAACGTACGGGGACGTGGTTACGGAGGTCGTCGAGTTCCTGCTCCGGCAGGTGGACCGCGCTCTGAGCCTCGGTATCGGTGAGGACCGGATCCTGGTGGATCCCGGCCACGACCTCAACAAGAACACCCTTCATTCCCTCGAGATCACACGCCGCTTCAACGAGATCGCCGGCTTGGGCTATCCCGCGCTGGCGGCAGTCTCGAACAAGGACTTCATCGGTGAGACCCTGAACCTGCCCAAGCACGAACGGGTGGACGGATCCCTTGCCGCGGCGGTGATGTGCGCGATGGGCGGAGCCAGGATTCTCCGCATGCACAACGTCGCAGCCTCCCGCTCCGCGATCAACGTCGTCGAAGCAGTAATGGGGTGGCGCGAACCGGCTTATCTGTTGCACAACATGGGGGAGGCCAACCAGCCGTGATCAACCAGCTCAGCCCCTCCCCCGCGAAGGACCTCTCCGATGAGCACATCCTCGACCTCTATTCGTACCCGGACACCCGCCCGTGGGTCCGTTTCAATTTCATCGCCAGCCTGGACGGGTCCGCTTCGTACCGGGGTGTTTCAGCTCCCCTGGGTAACGACGGCGACCGCAGGCTTTTTGGGCTGATTCGCCGGCTGTGCGACGTAATCGTGGTCGGAGCCGGAACTGTCCGTGCCGAAGGCTACGCCGGCGAGCTCGTCAACGAGAAGGATTCGCGGTGGCGCCAGGAACACGGATACTCCCTCCACCCGGCACTGGCGGTGATCTCGGGGTCACTGGACCTTGATCCGAAAAGCGAACTGTTCGAGCATTCGCCGGTCCGGCCCATCATCTTCACCGCTGCCGACGCGCCGAAGGAACGGCTCGAGGCGCTGCGTGGGGTTGCCGACGTCGTTGTTTGCGGTGAAACCACAGTTGAACCCGACCGATGCGCCGGTTGGCTCCAGGAGCGCGGACTGGGGCGCATCCTGTGTGAAGGCGGGCCGGGAGTTTTCGGGAGTTTCATCGCCGCCGACGAGGTGGACGAGCTGTGCCTGTCAGTCAGCCCGCTCCTCGCCGCCGGCCAGGGTTCGGTCCTGGCCTCACACGGGGATCACACACCACTGCGCCGCTTCACGCTCGCTTCGCTTCTGGAGGCTGACTCGGCGCTATACGGCCGCTGGGTTCGTGCGTCAGCCGAACCAGGGGACACCTAGCCCGGTGGAACCACCGAGATCCGGCTCCGGATATCGGCCACTGCCGCCGTCAGTTCGTCATTGGCAGGACAGGAAACGGTGAACGCCAGCCCGGTACCCGTAGCGTGGAAGAGCCGCAGCGAGACGGCGCTGGCGGGTGCCTCCCCCGTTGCCTCCTGAACGTAGGTGAGGAACTCGATCGACGCCGTTGATTCACTGGGCGTCTGGCCCCACAACCAGCTCGTCGGAACCAGGTATTCGGGCAGGATGCTGGGGTCCATGAAGCGGAAGAGCGCTTCGGTGGACGCACGGTCATTCCCCTCGACCACCAAGGGCGCCTGGGCCGCCGTATAGCGCAACGACGCCGTACACCCGGCTTCGCTCACGTAGACGGACTCACCGTTGACCAACAGTTTCTCCTGGCTCCATCCGCCTGCACGCGAGACACCATCGGAAAACGCCACCATGTCGGCTTCCTCGATGTACCCGCCGCGTTCGAACGTCATGTCCTCGCCGATTATCTCCGCGCGCGGAATCGGCGGGAGCACCGTGGAGTCCGCCGTCCCCGACGACTGCCCCGCCCCGGACGACGGCTCCGCCCCGGCTGACGACGCCGGGTCACTCTGCACGGGCGCGCCGGGTTCGATCGGCACCTCAATCCGGCATCCCGCCAAGAGAGTTGCAACCGCGAACAGGACCGCGCAGCAAAGCAGCGGTCTGGACGGCCTTACCAACACTGGTGCGTACTTCCTGTTCTCTCGCTTGGGATCGGGATCCTCCCAATTCCCGCAACCACTCTAGCCACTGACCCGGTCACGGACCCATGGGGAGCGGTCCCCATGGGCGGCTACGCGAATACTTTCAGCGCTGCGGGTACCACGGCAATGTCCACGGGAGCGTTGCCCACCGGTTCACCATCGGCGAAGAGTGTGATACCTGGGACGTCCAGTGACACGCTGGAGACAGTTTGCAGATGGACAGTTTTGAGGCCCACATGCCGGCCCGAGAAAATCAGTGGGAAAAGCGTCAGCAACTTCAGCCTCGGCATCGGATCGACAGTCAGCAGGTCCAGGCGTCCGTCGTCGTACCGTGCACCAGGCGTGATGAGCATGCCGCCTCCGACCGAGCGCATGTTCGAGACGCACACCAGAATCGCC
This genomic interval carries:
- a CDS encoding aminotransferase class V-fold PLP-dependent enzyme; this encodes MPVYLDHAATTPLSAPALAALTIELSRSGNPSSLHGSGRRARRVVEDARETLARAAGAHPSEVIFTSGGTEADNLAVKGLYWARSSEDSRRTRILCSAVEHHAVQDTVEWLQQHEGAEVTWLPVDGDGVVQMDVLRRELDAEAGNIALVTVMWANNEVGALQPISEITTAAAEQGIPVHSDAVQAFGSVPVSFADSGLATMAISGHKIGGPVGAGALLVGRAVKLTPVQHGGGQERDIRSGTLDTAGIAAFAAAADDVVAHLPAESARIGALRDQLIAGVERAVPEAVLRGPRGGRLPGNAHFTFPGCEGDSLLFLLDAAGVESSTGSACTAGVPRPSHVLLAMGLSETEARGAQRFTLGHTSGPADVDALVAALPEAYERARKAGMSGHASSIQTAGTGFHV
- the folP gene encoding dihydropteroate synthase, coding for MADIPLHAGPPAPAPAPAPELLHPKHAFGTRTLDFSRQIALMAIINRTPDSFYDGGRTFGLEAAIAASQQAVNDGADWVDIGGAPFAPGPAIPAAEEAARIVPVIEEVRNFSDVVISADTFLPEVAEQAIKAGANVINDTTGLRNRDLAAVIAQTGAHVVITHSLAEPRQVLGRPTYGDVVTEVVEFLLRQVDRALSLGIGEDRILVDPGHDLNKNTLHSLEITRRFNEIAGLGYPALAAVSNKDFIGETLNLPKHERVDGSLAAAVMCAMGGARILRMHNVAASRSAINVVEAVMGWREPAYLLHNMGEANQP
- a CDS encoding dihydrofolate reductase family protein yields the protein MINQLSPSPAKDLSDEHILDLYSYPDTRPWVRFNFIASLDGSASYRGVSAPLGNDGDRRLFGLIRRLCDVIVVGAGTVRAEGYAGELVNEKDSRWRQEHGYSLHPALAVISGSLDLDPKSELFEHSPVRPIIFTAADAPKERLEALRGVADVVVCGETTVEPDRCAGWLQERGLGRILCEGGPGVFGSFIAADEVDELCLSVSPLLAAGQGSVLASHGDHTPLRRFTLASLLEADSALYGRWVRASAEPGDT
- the mnmA gene encoding tRNA 2-thiouridine(34) synthase MnmA produces the protein MRVLAAMSGGVDSAVAAARAVEAGHDVVGVHLALSRMPGTLRTGSRGCCTIEDSRDAWRACDILGIPYYVWDFSERFKEDVVDDFIAEYAAGRTPNPCMRCNERIKFAALLEKALALGFDAVCTGHYAKVIENADGSRELHRAADWAKDQSYVLGVLTHEQLRHSMFPLADTPSKAEVRAEAERRGLSVANKPDSHDICFIPDGDTRGWLEERIELTEGDIVDVDGERIGTHPGANAFTVGQRKGLKLGRPAPDGKPRFVLEIRPKENTVVVGPERMLAVDELRGIKVSWAGEPIPAVETGEEFECMAQVRAHGDPVDAKAWVEHDDDGRQSLTVRLIEPMRGVAPGQTVVIYQGTRVLGQATLDSARSLERPDLATR
- a CDS encoding chorismate mutase, giving the protein MTDNNRDFDPAASSLAGEVDPAVMEELLAVRGSIDNIDATLVYLLAERFKATQRVGHLKADHQLPPADPAREAAQISRLRALAEEAHLDPAFAEKFLNFIISEVIRHHQDISENHSSRDA